One window from the genome of Cricetulus griseus strain 17A/GY chromosome 2, alternate assembly CriGri-PICRH-1.0, whole genome shotgun sequence encodes:
- the Cdpf1 gene encoding cysteine-rich DPF motif domain-containing protein 1, producing the protein MASEAEPRLLGMFECQLCALTAPYSYVGQKPPDTHAVVLLEESYIMKDPFSSDKARFLVLGSRCSVCGKLVCVGPDCSLFYSKRVCLPCVQENISAFPQEIQQDVEKRKGASKKPSSHP; encoded by the exons ATGGCATCTGAGGCAGAGCCCCGCCTCCTGGGCATGTTTGAGTGCCAGCTCTGTGCCTTGACAGCTCCTTACAGCTACGTGGGACAGAAGCCCCCAGACACCCATGCTGTTGT TCTCCTGGAGGAAAGCTACATCATGAAGGATCCCTTCTCCTCAGACAAAGCCAGGTTTCTGGTCCTTGGCTCACGGTGCAGTGTGTGTGGCaaactggtgtgtgtgggccCG GACTGCAGCCTGTTCTACTCCAAGAGGGTCTGCCTCCCCTGTGTTCAGGAGAATATCAGTGCTTTCCCTCAGGAAATACAGCAGGatgtggaaaagagaaaaggggccTCCAAGAAGCCCTCCAGCCATCCCTGA
- the Pkdrej gene encoding polycystic kidney disease and receptor for egg jelly-related protein, whose amino-acid sequence MWPGPALLLLGLGLGLGRLPSSPGPRGLLGVLRGAPGLGQDEESRVRGGGTGGLSPRTTAPRRAGPKLPHKCPSGAPARVLLKVNSSNPAAATATVSCQMTPCNIQSVKINRKDQHAPLILSRKEEVTLNVTVLWDCPEAMIISKTWLYYLVASVNDTPDWNRPVQLPQVREMKLSSIHIPKSALPYGVYVFNFTLSIIRWNPTLPTLRDSDSVYIWVKKPPLKAILLPGATDMTINFSDELILNGSMSSDPEVDIPTEGLHFSWYCTTNPIYYVGNYVQVTHQDVCHPEQDTLNWLWAVGPVLTIPPETLRGNGVYYFRMVIQKQNRIAFADKIVRVLKGLLPKAHISCIENCGPTLVVSDRFSLFLNCTGCASQDLYSWSILSRSGHEMMFDWAGQAVTRRNGAYLSMKAFAFRNFSEAGFWVSLYLTSWSGATLNLHYPFAINHGPQVGKCKINPAKGISMVTKFVVECSDFKDKNLPLKYKIIVAELDNIGEISSVEENTLGTIAYSGTQSTTPAFFLPVGVMANHYSLKLYAQVYDSLGTFSQVTLQATVQGPTVKDSPKTVLRQLLNFITNPSSPLATLLQKQDWLPAGYLMYVVASVLNNIQRELALQNNRAYLLEHLVNQSFVPALGTLDQICQVVMVITKLTQEASDYSQAASVGATLRLWQANKALQAYQRRNKHVHSRHIEIVGTGILTSLSNILMQVNPHYEFQDPFFIVESLSDTILANKVPGSETTVLRTSSFNMYVEKAENSNVSKVFRNETRCPNCLQATLNTSRVPGLPPKAPISVMFCEFTNDPFPWLTYPENISASVVGFRMTEATDNGSVIEITPDVAEVYLVRKDLTFASFNLMVGPGIEGTRFSKMTTGGISFEVDSRGTGQVLIHIVTKVTVLFKALIYVGSQVTPTNLVATFLVPHDIPPTAKWSSLLDSTCPVKEARVICLPSSLLRILAQRSHSFKYNISMLLQAPRFVFKPTNKLVRIALFMVHCLDMYGIQSDWKEGTCVLGEKTTWKKVHCICRNVRRSRRQLASMKLHLHIHFVTAKVIVVPNPVDLQLQVIRNLYQNPVTFLVVLFIMILYGILAFWALHRDAMDQYLRDHVVVLPDNDPFDSICYLVTVFTGSRFGSGTRANVFIQLMGTERTSDVHCLSHPYFITLYRGSINTFLLTTKNDLGDIHSIRVWHDNEGKAPSWYLSRIKVENLFSRRIWLFLCRRWLSVDTTLNATFSATNPDESLKRIDFFLIDLSHKLSKNHMWFSVFSDIVPKSYNRLQRLSCCLAMLLSSLVCNIMFFNLNRKGQTESRERRIIRSMMIGIESVLITIPVQLLITFFFTYSQKKPPVNLDKVVPQTHPLMSEEGLFWKERLDKWHEYEMKALDNKAAESTSAPRGKPLKRTFKTSRKSKKTDSKGSDTPKSNSNFSNNNVEDSESGSLKVSSTQLVTTQPVKNKTQILLPMWCVYIAWFLVFATSGISSFLIVFYGLTYGYDKSVEWLFTSFCSFCQSVFLVQPSKILLWSGIRTKNLKYCKNLSWSSKYRYTEIRLQEARMSPEELQQLHEDMNYLRGSSIYQPITEDKIQILRRKKRIRRRSLLFLSYLVTHFIFLALLLLLIVSLHHNDSFYYNQFIRQQFSMDLATVMKLGDIYTWLNSVLLPLLHNDLNPTFLPDSSSKILGLPLMRQVRAKPSNKTCLLAKKFGQKRIAGEIHCHPQYGIDPEDTKSYSSVWNKAAKQSTGKPSNGFTYKPPGKKWVYHSSGVLNTYRSGGYAFYFFPTQQSFNSTLRLKELEGKNWLDEMTWAVIVELTTLNPDTSLMCSISVVFEVSPLGVVNSSLSVYSFSLADFSRENWAEIYLYVAILIFFCAYVVDEGYIIMHERASYLRSVYNLLNFSLKCMFTLLIVLFFQKYLLATSMVQLYLTDPKAFIPFHAISQVDHFIRITLAFLLFLTTLKTLRYSRFFYDVRLAQKAIQAALPGIFHMALVVSMYSFMYVAFGYLVFGQHEWNYSSMIHATQTIFSYCVSAFQNTEFSSNKVLGVLFLSSFMLVMICIFINLFQAVILSAYDEMKQPVYEEPSDEAEAITYLFDNLRSGFDFLTSRSRDKDQSEFFVDMMYGQPEKNNRRFLGLKTRNINGKKMVYLVV is encoded by the coding sequence ATGTGGCCTGGCCCCGCGCTGCTgctcctgggcctgggcctgggcctgggccgcCTGCCGTCATCCCCCGGCCCTCGCGGGCTGCTGGGCGTGCTCAGGGGCGCCCCAGGGCTGGGGCAGGACGAGGAGAGCAGAGTCCGGGGCGGTGGCACCGGTGGCCTGTCCCCGCGCACAACAGCCCCGCGCCGCGCCGGACCTAAGCTGCCCCATAAGTGTCCCTCGGGCGCACCTGCGCGCGTCCTCCTGAAAGTCAACTCGTCGAACCCTGCAGCTGCCACGGCTACGGTGTCCTGCCAGATGACCCCCTGTAACATACAGTCCGTGAAGATCAACAGGAAGGACCAGCATGCTCCCCTTATCCTGAGCAGGAAGGAGGAAGTCACCCTCAACGTCACCGTGCTCTGGGACTGTCCTGAAGCCATGATCATTAGCAAGACCTGGCTGTACTATTTGGTGGCCTCTGTGAACGACACTCCTGACTGGAACCGACCTGTGCAGCTGCCACAGGTGCGGGAGATGAAGCTTTCCTCCATCCACATCCCCAAATCAGCCTTGCCTTATGGGGTGTATGTGTTTAACTTCACGCTGTCCATCATCAGGTGGAACCCCACCTTGCCAACACTGAGAGACTCGGATAGTGTCTACATTTGGGTTAAAAAACCTCCCCTAAAGGCGATTCTTCTTCCAGGAGCCACCGACATGACTATAAATTTCTCCGATGAACTGATTCTCAATGGAAGCATGTCCTCTGACCCAGAGGTGGACATCCCCACAGAGGGGCTCCATTTTTCTTGGTACTGTACCACAAATCCTATATACTATGTTGGCAACTATGTACAAGTGACCCACCAGGATGTCTGTCACCCAGAACAGGATACACTGAACTGGCTTTGGGCAGTGGGCCCTGTACTAACCATTCCACCAGAAACTCTTAGGGGCAATGGTGTATATTACTTCAGAATGgtaatacagaaacaaaacagaattgcATTTGCCGATAAAATTGTACGGGTACTCAAAGGACTCCTGCCTAAGGCTCACATTTCATGCATTGAAAATTGTGGCCCCACTTTAGTGGTATCAGATAGATTCTCTCTGTTTCTAAATTGCACAGGTTGTGCCAGCCAGGATCTCTACAGCTGGTCCATTTTGTCTCGATCAGGTCATGAAATGATGTTTGATTGGGCAGGGCAAGCTGTCACCAGGAGGAATGGGGCTTACTTATCTATGAAAGCATTTGCCTTTAGGAATTTTTCAGAAGCGGGgttttgggtttctctgtatctaaCATCTTGGAGTGGTGCGACCTTGAATTTGCATTATCCCTTTGCCATTAACCATGGCCCCCAAGTTGGCAAGTGCAAGATCAATCCAGCTAAAGGGATTTCGATGGTTACTAAATTTGTTGTTGAATGTAGTGACTTTAAGGACAAGAACCTCCCCCTTAAGTATAAAATAATAGTAGCTGAGTTGGACAACATTGGCGAAATCAGTTCAGTAGAAGAGAATACACTAGGGACCATTGCGTATTCAGGGACACAGTCCACAAcgcctgccttctttctccctgttggTGTGATGGCAAATCACTACAGTTTGAAGCTATATGCTCAGGTTTATGACTCACTAGGGACCTTTTCTCAGGTGACTTTGCAAGCCACTGTACAGGGGCCTACTGTCAAGGACTCCCCGAAGACCGTTTTACGACAGCTGCTCAATTTCATCACAAATCCATCATCACCACTGGCTACTTTGCTTCAAAAGCAGGACTGGCTACCCGCAGGCTACTTAATGTATGTGGTGGCTTCTGTCTTAAATAACATACAAAGGGAGTTGGCTCTTCAAAATAATAGAGCCTATCTCCTGGAACACCTTGTCAATCAGTCCTTTGTGCCCGCCCTGGGCACCCTGGACCAGAtctgccaggtggtgatggtaaTCACCAAATTAACCCAGGAAGCCTCTGACTACAGTCAAGCAGCTTCAGTGGGTGCCACATTACGGCTGTGGCAAGCAAACAAAGCCCTGCAAGCATACCAACGCAGGAACAAACATGTTCATTCCCGGCACATTGAAATTGTGGGCACTGGCATCCTAACCAGTCTGTCTAACATTCTTATGCAGGTCAATCCCCACTACGAGTTCCAAGACCCTTTCTTCATTGTCGAATCACTATCAGACACAATATTGGCTAACAAGGTGCCAGGGAGTGAAACCACTGTACTAAGGACCAGCAGCTTTAACATGTACGTGGAGAAAGCTGAAAATTCGAATGTTTCTAAGGTCTTCAGAAATGAGACACGCTGCCCGAACTGCCTCCAGGCGACACTGAATACAAGCAGGGTTCCCGGTCTACCTCCGAAGGCGCCAATTTCGGTGATGTTTTGTGAGTTCACCAATGACCCCTTTCCTTGGTTAACTTACCCAGAAAACATTTCTGCAAGTGTGGTAGGGTTCAGAATGACAGAAGCCACAGATAACGGTAGTGTCATAGAGATCACACCCGATGTAGCCGAAGTGTACTTAGTCAGAAAAGACTTGACCTTTGCGAGTTTTAACCTTATGGTAGGACCAGGCATTGAGGGTACCAGGTTCTCAAAAATGACAACAGGTGGAATTAGCTTTGAGGTGGACAGCCGAGGAACTGGGCAGGTACTGATCCACATTGTCACAAAAGTGACAGTGTTGTTCAAAGCCTTGATATATGTAGGCAGTCAGGTCACCCCCACCAATCTGGTTGCCACTTTCCTCGTACCTCATGACATCCCTCCTACTGCCAAGTGGAGTAGCCTGCTTGACTCAACCTGTCCAGTCAAGGAGGCCCGTGTGATTTGTCTACCATCATCCTTGCTTCGAATCTTAGCTCAGCGTAGCCATTCATTCAAGTATAACATATCCATGCTCCTGCAGGCACCTCGTTTTGTCTTTAAACCCACTAACAAGCTAGTGAGAATTGCTCTCTTCATGGTTCACTGTTTGGACATGTATGGGATCCAGAGTGATTGGAAGGAAGGTACCTGTGTGTTGGGtgagaagaccacatggaaaaAAGTACACTGTATCTGCAGGAACGTGAGGCGGAGCCGGCGGCAGCTGGCCTCTATGAAGCTTCATCTGCATATCCACTTTGTGACTGCTAAGGTGATTGTGGTCCCTAACCCTGTGGATCTGCAGCTACAGGTCATTAGGAACCTTTACCAAAACCCCGTGACCTTCCTGGTTGTGCTTTTCATTATGATCCTGTATGGTATTCTGGCATTCTGGGCCTTGCACAGGGATGCAATGGATCAGTATCTTCGGGACCATGTGGTAGTACTGCCTGATAATGATCCTTTTGATTCCATATGCTACCTGGTTACCGTCTTTACTGGGAGTCGCTTCGGGTCTGGAACCAGAGCCAATGTCTTTATCCagcttatgggaacagagagaacCAGTGATGTGCATTGTTTAAGCCATCCATATTTCATAACTCTCTACCGAGGAAGCATCAACACTTTCCTCCTAACGACAAAAAATGACTTGGGGGACATCCATTCCATCCGAGTGTGGCATGACAATGAAGGCAAAGCGCCTAGCTGGTACCTAAGTCGAATCAAAGTAGAAAATCTCTTCAGCAGACGCATTTGGCTGTTTTTGTGCCGAAGGTGGCTCTCTGTGGACACCACTTTGAATGCAACATTTTCTGCCACTAACCCGGATGAGTCTCTGAAAAGGATAGACTTCTTCCTGATTGATCTGAGCCACAAGCTCAGTAAAAACCACATGTGGTTCTCCGTTTTCTCTGATATTGTTCCCAAATCGTACAACAGGCTCCAGAGGCTGTCCTGCTGCTTGGCCATGTTGCTAAGCTCTCTTGTTTGTAATATCATGTTTTTTAATCTGAACAGAAAAGGACAAACTGAATCCAGAGAGAGGCGTATCATCAGGTCAATGATGATAGGAATCGAAAGTGTCTTAATCACAATCCCCGTGCAATTATTGATAACCTTCTTCTTCACCTATTCCCAGAAGAAACCTCCAGTGAATCTAGACAAGGTGGTACCTCAGACGCACCCACTGATGTCAGAGGAAGGTCTGTTCTGGAAAGAGCGACTGGACAAATGGCATGAGTATGAAATGAAGGCTCTCGACAACAAAGCTGCCGAGTCCACTTCTGCTCCCAGGGGAAAGCCTTTAAAGAGGACCTTTAAAACTTCCCGGAAGAGTAAGAAAACAGACAGCAAGGGTTCAGATACCCCAAAGTCCAATAGTAACTTCAGTAACAATAATGTGGAAGACAGTGAAAGTGGCTCTTTAAAGGTCTCTTCTACCCAACTTGTTACAACTCAGCCTGTTAAAAATAAGACCCAGATTCTCCTGCCCATGTGGTGTGTTTATATAGCCTGGTTTCTGGTGTTTGCCACTTCTGGCATATCATCATTCCTTATTGTATTTTATGGCCTGACTTATGGCTATGACAAGTCAGTAGAGTGGCTCTTTAcatctttctgctctttctgtcAGTCTGTGTTCCTTGTACAACCATCCAAGATTCTATTGTGGTCAGGAATCAGGACAAAAAACCTCAAGTATTGTAAAAACCTCTCATGGTCAAGCAAGTACCGTTACACAGAAATCAGGCTGCAGGAGGCGAGGATGTCGCCAGAGGAGTTGCAGCAGCTCCATGAGGACATGAACTACCTCCGAGGCTCGAGCATATACCAGCCCATCACTGAGGACAAAATCCAAATtctcaggaggaagaagaggatcaGGAGGAGGTCCCTCCTGTTCCTGAGCTACCTTGTGACCCACTTCATATTCCTGGCCCTTCTCCTACTGCTCATTGTCTCACTGCACCATAATGACAGCTTCTACTATAACCAGTTCATTCGACAACAGTTCTCCATGGATCTTGCCACTGTGATGAAACTGGGGGACATCTACACATGGCTCAACAGTGTGCTGCTGCCATTGTTACACAATGACCTGAACCCAACATTCCTTCCAGACAGCTCATCCAAAATCCTTGGCCTTCCACTCATGAGGCAAGTGAGGGCCAAACCCAGTAACAAAACATGTCTGTTGGCCAAGAAGTTTGGGCAGAAAAGGATTGCAGGAGAAATCCATTGTCACCCACAGTATGGCATAGACCCAGAAGACACAAAAAGCTATTCCAGTGTTTGGAATAAGGCTGCCAAGCAGTCTACAGGCAAACCCAGCAATGGGTTTACTTATAAGCCTCCAGGGAAGAAATGGGTGTATCATTCCTCTGGAGTGTTAAACACCTATAGATCTGGAGGGTATGCATTCTATTTCTTTCCAACACAGCAGAGCTTTAATTCCACACTGAGGCTCAAGGAACTTGAGGGAAAGAATTGGCTTGATGAGATGACATGGGCTGTGATTGTAGAACTAACCACCCTGAATCCAGACACCAGTCTGATGTGTAGTATTTCAGTTGTATTTGAAGTCTCTCCCTTAGGAGTCGTCAACTCCAGCCTCTCTGTGTACTCCTTCTCACTTGCTGATTTCAGCAGAGAAAACTGGGCAGAAATCTATCTCTATGTAGCCATTCTCATATTCTTTTGTGCCTATGTTGTGGACGAGGGCTATATCATCATGCATGAAAGAGCTTCCTACTTGAGAAGTGTGTACAACCTGCTCAACTTCTCTCTGAAGTGCATGTTTACACTGCTGATagtgttgttcttccagaagtacCTCCTGGCCACCAGCATGGTCCAGCTTTACCTGACTGACCCGAAAGCCTTCATCCCCTTCCATGCCATTTCTCAGGTTGATCACTTCATAAGGATCACCTTAGCTTTCTTGTTATTTCTGACCACACTGAAGACACTCAGGTATTCCAGATTCTTCTATGATGTGCGCCTGGCTCAGAAGGCCATCCAAGCTGCCCTTCCTGGTATCTTCCACATGGCCTTGGTGGTATCTATGTATTCCTTCATGTACGTAGCTTTTGGGTACCTTGTTTTTGGTCAGCATGAATGGAATTACAGCAGCATGATTCACGCCACCCAAACCATCTTCTCCTACTGTGTGTCAGCCTTTCAGAACACAGAATTTTCCAGCAACAAGGTTCTCGGGGTCCTGTTTCTCTCATCGTTTATGTTGGTGATGATTTGCATCTTCATCAACTTATTCCAGGCGGTGATTCTATCTGCCTATGATGAGATGAAGCAGCCTGTGTATGAGGAGCCGTCAGATGAGGCAGAGGCAATAACCTATCTGTTTGATAATCTAAGATCTGGGTTTGACTTTCTCACCTCCCGATCTAGGGACAAAGACCAATCTGAATTCTTTGTCGACATGATGTATGGGCAGCCAGAGAAAAACAATCGCCGGTTCCTGGGGCTGAAGACCAGAAACATCAATGGGAAGAAAATGGTTTACCTTGTTGTCTGA